The genome window TGCCGATCAGCCCCTCGCGGCCCATCAGCGGGATCATCACGGCGGACTGAATGCCGTGATCGGCCCAGGCCCAGCAGAAGCGCGGCTCGGCGGCCACGTCTGGCACCACCACCGTGCGGCCCTCGACGGCGGCCCACCCCGAGACGCCGCTCTCGCCGATGCGGCAGCTCAGGCCGAGCATCCGGGCATCGTAGCCGTGATCTCGACCGTGGGCTGACCTGACCACGAGATCGCGCCCCTGACAGAGCATGATCGTGGTGTAGAAGAAGTCAAACCGATGCGTCAGCAGCTCGGTGATGCGCTCGAAGAGGAGTTGCGGTTCGAGGATGGTCGAGAACGACCGGGCCAGCTCGCCCATCAGGCGCAGCCGGTCCTCCGGACACAGGGTCGCCGGGCGCGGGTGTGGGTGCGTGTGCTCGTCGTCGTGGGCGGGCGTAGTGACCATGCAACCAGTCCAGGCAACCCCTCACCAGGATGGTAGGGGTCGTCGCGACATGCGATCAACCGGCCAATCGGAACATGGAACGCGGGAGAGACGGGCGGGGTTTCAGAAGCGGGTCAGCCCGACGAGCGCGCCGACCGCTAGCCACCAGAGCGGATTCCAGCTCGTGCGCCAGACCGTCAGCGCGACGACTCCGGTCAGGGCAACTTTGAGCCAGGTGTCGTCGGCGGCGCGGGCGCTGACCAGCCCGCTGGCGAGCATCAACCCGACCACCACCGGCACCAGTCCGGTCTGGGCAACGCGCAGCCAGCGGGAGGTCGCCAGCCTCCGACGCGCCCGCGTGAACGCAAACGCCACCACGGCGGGCGGCAGGGCCACAGCCACCACCGAGACGAAGAATCCCGGGACGCCGGCCAGCCGGTACCCTACCAGCGCCAGCATCAGCCCGTTCGGGCCGGGCGCGGCCTGGGCCAGCGCCACCAGCGCAGCCAGCTCGGCGGCGGTCATCCAGCCGTGAACCTCCACCACCTCACGGTACACCTCGGAGATGACTGCCTGGATGCCGCCAACCGCGAACAGCGACAGCCGCGCGAAGCTGAAGAACAGCTCCCAGAGCACGTACGGGTCTACCATCGCAGCCG of Chloroflexota bacterium contains these proteins:
- a CDS encoding chromate transporter, yielding MVDPYVLWELFFSFARLSLFAVGGIQAVISEVYREVVEVHGWMTAAELAALVALAQAAPGPNGLMLALVGYRLAGVPGFFVSVVAVALPPAVVAFAFTRARRRLATSRWLRVAQTGLVPVVVGLMLASGLVSARAADDTWLKVALTGVVALTVWRTSWNPLWWLAVGALVGLTRF